GTTAGCTCAGGCAATAAGTCTTACAGGGATGTAAAGCACTACCGCAGAAGAAAAAGGTGGCTTTCATGATAACTATTGATAAGGTTACAAGCTTTTTAAGACAAAATAAAGACAATAAGTTTATCCAATATAGATTAAATGGCTCAAATATTAAAATAGACGATATTTGCACATATGATGATTTCAAAAAAATCAAACCTATAACAAGAAAAGATTTGGCCGAGCTTACAAAAGATATAAAAGTATTTGCAGATTTTTTTGATTTGTGCCCTATTAAAATTTTTGAATCTCCCGGCCCTATTTATAACCTTTTGTTTGAAAGTTATTACCAGTACAGGTTTTACAAAGGATTGGAATATTCAAGTTTTGGTCATTGTGATATAGTCGTAAATACTTTTTCATATCATTTAACACCTGCCGGAGAAATGTTTGATGAAGCTGTAAGAAAAATTGGTGCATCAGTAATTCCATTAGGGCCGTCCTCCTCTTCAAAATGTGCTGAAGTTATAAAAAATACTGGTGCTACGGCATTTATAGGCACAAAAACTTTCTTGAAAAAAGTCTTGGAAGAGTTAGGTGAAAAAAATAGTCTTCTCAAGTCTTATCTTATTGCTGAAAAAATTACAGATGATGAGAGAAATTATTTGAGCAATAAGTATGATATAGAGATATATCAGGGGTATGGGACGGCGGAAGCAGGCCTTATTGCTACTGAGTGTCAGTACAAAACAGGTATGCATGTGGATAACGAAATTTTTGTAGAGATTTTAAATCCTGAAAATGGAGATTTATTAGGTGAAAATGAGGTTGGGGAAGCTTATGTCACTATATTGAACAAAAATTACCCTTTAATAAGATATGCTACAGGTGATTTAGTGAGTTATACATTAGAAAAATGCTCATGCGACAGGGAAGATATGAGGATTCTTGGTGTTTTTGGTCGTGTAGATTCATCAGTGAAGGTAAAAGGTGTATTTATTCACGAATGGAGTTTGACTGAATTTGCTAACAGCTATGGTGTGTCAATAAAACTTGAAATCAGTAACGATGAAAATAATAATGATATCTTATCATTGCATATAAATAAGGATGTTAAAGGGCTTGATTTGGCTTTTAAAGAAAAATTTAAATTGCGAGTTAATAACATTAATGTTAACAATGATATTAATAAAACTGAAATTATAGAAAATCGAACTTATTTAAAAAAGAGGTAAAATATGTTTATTAAAGACTGGATGAAAAAGGATTTAATCACTGTTGAATATGACGATACCGTTTTGGATGCCCTTCACTTAATGAGGGAGCACAAAATCAGAAGGCTTCCCGTACTTAGAAGGGGAAAATTAGTGGGGATTATTACGGAAAAAGATATAAAAGAATTTTCACCATCAAAGGCGAGTACTCTTGATATATATGAAATGCATAACGTTTTGGCAAAAACAGAAGTTAAAGAAGCGATGACAAAAGATGTCATAACCGTATTCCCCGATGATCCGATTGAAAGGGCAGCGCTTATTTTAAGAGATATGAGGTTTGGTGGATTACCTGTAATAGAAAAAAATGGTGATTTGGTTGGAATCATAACAGCTGTTGATGTTTTTGATGTTTTTGTAGAAGCAATGGGTATGAGAAAACCCGGGGCAAGAGTGCACATAAC
Above is a genomic segment from Deferrivibrio essentukiensis containing:
- a CDS encoding phenylacetate--CoA ligase family protein — encoded protein: MITIDKVTSFLRQNKDNKFIQYRLNGSNIKIDDICTYDDFKKIKPITRKDLAELTKDIKVFADFFDLCPIKIFESPGPIYNLLFESYYQYRFYKGLEYSSFGHCDIVVNTFSYHLTPAGEMFDEAVRKIGASVIPLGPSSSSKCAEVIKNTGATAFIGTKTFLKKVLEELGEKNSLLKSYLIAEKITDDERNYLSNKYDIEIYQGYGTAEAGLIATECQYKTGMHVDNEIFVEILNPENGDLLGENEVGEAYVTILNKNYPLIRYATGDLVSYTLEKCSCDREDMRILGVFGRVDSSVKVKGVFIHEWSLTEFANSYGVSIKLEISNDENNNDILSLHINKDVKGLDLAFKEKFKLRVNNINVNNDINKTEIIENRTYLKKR
- a CDS encoding CBS and ACT domain-containing protein, with the translated sequence MFIKDWMKKDLITVEYDDTVLDALHLMREHKIRRLPVLRRGKLVGIITEKDIKEFSPSKASTLDIYEMHNVLAKTEVKEAMTKDVITVFPDDPIERAALILRDMRFGGLPVIEKNGDLVGIITAVDVFDVFVEAMGMRKPGARVHITVNDKAGAIAEIAAVLKKYELNIISLATFFTKDKDESKRDIVIRISGDKGNINKSIDELKALEYNVTNVMEMEGRITSIYKLDN